TTTGGATGAATTGGTTGTTTAGCGGCTTCCTTTGATTAAACAACTGTATTCCTCATTTGTGATTGTGATAAGTGCAGGTGTGTCTTTGCTGCCTCATTATTGATTCATAGTTTATCAGTATTCATTTAGGTTATAAGCCAAGGTTGTTCTTTCACTGCTGGTGTTTGGGGGAGTAATGAAAGACCTTCATCTCTGGTGGTTTTCATGGCTTCCTACATCACATCAGTTTTCAGTACTGCcaatcatgcaagtcccaggtggagactaaCTACCACCACACTAAAGTGTAGAAAGATTTTTCATTCTTGTTTCCGtaccaattttgttttaccaatcaaggttgttaaccctgagctgaacccggAGGACCGGTGGGCTactgttagtctggcctctaccctttggcctgtttggcatgggtgaccctaccaagagccaaagcattaaGCCCTAACTCCGGCCAACATAGATCACTGAGATATGGAAGCCAACCTGAACCTGCAATGTATGCCAAGCCCACCCTAGCCACCTGTTACACATTgatttagatagagctcttatagatagcggggtcaagggatatggggagagggcaggaatgggatactgattgtgtatgatcagccatgatcacagtgaatggcggtgctggctagaagggccgaatggcctactgcaCCTGCTGTCTATTGATTTAAACTGAATAAAATGTCATTTATTTCGTCCCCAGCGACCAGATGGCCTGATTTTCCCTGACCGGGCTGCTTTATATGTTACAGCCATTGAGGATAGACAATACAAGGATTATAAGATACACTGTAAGTTTACAAAATGTAATGTGTATTTTGTAGTCTTAGAGACATTCTGCTGTTGAAATACTGCTCAAATGTATTCACTTACATAAAACAGCATGGCTAACTCCTACACAAACAGCAACTAGGGATGAGAGTTTTGATTAACTGAaacattgaagaattttatccagGAACTCAACTGGTCTACCTGCCTGCACTGTAGTCATTGGTCAATGGCATATGGGTGACTTGTCAGCAATGATGTCCATATGTAAATCCTGCCCATTGTCAAGATTGCTTGATAGCTAGAAACCTTCCCAATTTTATGTGAGGAGTATACTGTGGAAGTTCACATTCTCAGAGCATGTGTTTCAGTATAGAATTAAGGCAGCCCCAGTGACAATGAAATGATTGCATGCTATCTGGAGAGATATTTTAAGAccttaagatgtaggagcagaaataggccacttATCCCATTGAATCTaccttgccattccatcatggctgatttattatccctctcaattccattctcctccccataatctttgacactcttgactaaccaagaatctcaACTTCTGcttcggcctccacagccatccgtggcaataCTAGAGATTTGCCGCTCTCTGGCTTAAGACATTCCTTGTTATCTCTGTtttcaattttgaggctctgctctccagtcctagactcaTCACATTCACTGTATATTGGCCGTTCAatatttctctctcccccccaccctcccaaACTCTAGCGAGTGCAGTCCCAGAGCATCAAATACTCAATTCGTGGGGTcactctcatgaacctcttccAGGCCTTCTCCAGTGCCACCACATCTtctagataaggggtccaaaactgctcacaattcaagtgtgccttataaagcctcagcattacatccttgtttttgtattgtagtcctctcaaaatgaatgcaacattccatttgcccttaccactgacttaacctgccaGGTaaactttagagaatcctgcacaagctcCCAAGTGccttaaattttctccccattttgaaaatagtccacacttttATGCTTTTGGCCAAAGTATAggtccatacacttccctatgctatattccatctgccactttaccCATTCTTAAGTTGTCCAGATaccctgcttcctcagtactacctgcccttccagctatcttcatatcgtctgcaaatttggccataaagccatcgattccttcatccaagtcattgagatCCAACATGGGGACTGAAGGAAGGTCTGGATGGGCTGGGACTGTTTTTTTCCTGGAGTGCAGAATGCCAACCAGTAACCTTAAAGGTGTATAACATTGGGTTATGGTGACTAGTTAGCCTTtaccagggtgggggggggggggggggtctaaaaTCAAGAAGGCACAGATGTATGGTAGGAGGGAGAAAATTTAAAGAGAATGCGAAAGACAGGTTTACCCCCTCCAGGATGGGTAcattgtttaaaagacatttggacaggttcatggatagaATATGGGCAAATGGCTCAGGAAGatttgttgggctgaagggcttgtccaTACTGTATAAATGGGGTGGCATTGTTGGCGTAATGCTATGACtgcaccagtgacccgggttcatttTCTGTTACCGTTCATGAAGTGTTTGTATATTCTCCGCATGACTAGgcgagtttcttcccacattccaaagacatcccAGTCAGTAGACTGGGTAGTGGGGGCCCATTGGACTTGAAGGAACTGTTACTGTgctaagtaaaaaaaaacagcatttaAGGGTAAAATTAACAACCATTTTCCTTGCCAAAggatagtcatagaaaagtacagcacagaaacatgcttCAATTCATCTAGtgtgtgccaaaccatttaaattgtcTACTTCTGTTGATCTGCACCCATACCCCTGCCattcatttacctatccaaacttctgttacgTTGAAATCTACTTGTAAGCACCACTTTGGCTAGCAGCTCATCCCAAACTCACCATTCTGTGTGGCGAAGTTTCACCCCATGTTTGCATTAAATTTTGACCCCAGACTTCtacttgtagtcccacccaacctcagtgggggggggggggggggggggactgtttgcatttaccctatctatacccctcataattttgtatatatttATCAAATCTCCGTTCAGTCTTCTACGTTCCATGGAATAAAATCCTACCCTTGTAActtagcaatatccttgtaaattttctctgcactttctcaaccttatttatatttttcctctaagtaggtggccaaaactgcacaaaacacTCCCAAGTTAGGCCTCATCAAAGTCTGATTGGATAGTGGATTTCTGGGCACTCTTGCCTAAGCAGCTTTCATTGTTTCAAGTTATTGACTGAGATTATCATAGCACGTGGAGCAGAATTGGTTATGGGCTTTAATGATGAAATGGCCTTTACATTGCTAAATGCCAGTTTTTGTCCACAGTGCGTGGATATTCATAGTGGAACTGATAATGTTCAGTAATgaaaattatttaattttgttgTGTATTTATTTCCTAGTTATTAGTGCACAAGCTGGTAATTTGAATCCAAGATGTctaggaagaaattttaaatgtTACAAAACTGGTTTTATGTTTAGTACTTGTAGGCAGTGTGAATCTGCAAGGATGGAATTTTATACTCAGTGGCAATCTGCCCCTTTCCCCCTGCAGGGTGGGAGAATGTCTATGGTTTTGATATGTCCTGTATCAAGGATGTTGCCATCAAGGAGCCACTAGTGGATGTGGTGGATCCCAAGCAATTGGTGACCAATGCCTGTCTCATCAAGGTTAGTAAGTGTGTTTTCTGTATTTGTAAGTCCTTCTGGACACGGGGAGATTGGGGTGTAAAGGTAAATTAATTAATGGAACTTCAGTGCACCTATGAGAACTTCTTAAGGGAAATGGTTGTTCTGCTATTGAATGGCAATCAGACAGCCTCCGGCTTGGATTTAATAAAAGATATTGGGGAGGTGAGACTGTGTGGCAGAGTATATTTCTATGGTTCAGCTACTGAATTGTCTTTCCATTCAGGAGGTGGATATTTACACAGTGAAAGTAGACGACCTGTCCTTCACATCCCCTTTCTGCCTTCAAGTTACACGCAATGACTACATCCACGCGCTAGTAGCATACTTCAACATCGAGTTCACCCGCTGTCACAAGAGGACAGGGTTCTCGACAGGTAATCAAACGGAGCTTTCAGGTTCTTGTATCATTTCAGACTGGTTAAAATTTTGAAATTGCATTATGCTGGGTGGTGGGGCAAGCTGCTGGCTAGAGTAACTTTTTCAAAATTCTTCCAATTTCTCTCTtccaaatttcaccacatacagCCTTTGTAACCTTTGCTCTCTCTGACCTTACTGACTTTCCTATCAGTCTCCTACACTCTACATCTGTCTATTCTATGTCCCTGACATTGATCTTCACTGTCAGCACATCAgttgtcttttaaatatttaccACCCTTCTTTATACTCCCTAAACTGAGTAGGGGAGACTACTTGGCTCATCAGCCTACTTCACCATTTAGTGAAATCATAGCTGATTAGATTGTAGCCTCAGTTTTACATTCCTGTCTACCTTCTTTGATAATCAAGTATCTTTTTACCACCACCTTAAATTTATGCAAAGATTTTCCCTTGTCTGTCTGTTTAAGGAAGTGTTCCAAAGGCTGTGCAATTGCTCTCTCTGTTTTCTAGTCCCAGAGGTCAGCTGTGCAACATTTCTTCTGTGCTTTATGGACACAGGCTGAGTTACATGGTTCCTCTTTGAGGGCGTTGTCACCCTATTCACTCAGCTGCAGTGTTACCAAGTGCACACAGTAGCGTGGTGATTAGTCCAACACTGATGCATTTCAATTACAGCAGCATCTATAAAGGGGTTGTACTCCTCCCTGGTTCTCCGGTgttccagtctcctcccacagtccaaagatgttagtagattaattgttcattgtaaattgtcccttgattaggctagagtcaaaattggggattgctgggtggcgtggcacGAAGAGCCAGAGGGCCTGTTGCGTGCTGTATTTAAATAACGGTGGACTGTCTCCCTGCTGACAGTTGGAATATTTGTGCTGATGGTATAACCTGCTTGTTTAATTGCAGCCCCTGATGCCCCTTACACTCACTGGAAACAGACCGTTTTCTACATGGAGGACTATCTGACAGTCAAACGAGGCGAGGAAATCTTTGGAACGGTTGGCATGAAACCCAATGCTAAGAACAATGTAAGTGGAGAAAGTATCAGAATGTGCACAAAGGTCCCCTGTATTTAAAGACACAAGATGTAGAGGTGCTGGAAAAGGTGCCACATAATATTTTACAAGAATAGTCCCTGAATGAGCCTTTGTTCTGGACAGGATCTGAAAGATGGAATGCTGTTGGTTTGGAACCTCTGCTATTAATCCATGTGAGCATTGGCAACAAGTGATGAACATGTTTCTAGTGAGCACTGGGCAGTTTTCTGTACTTAGGAGACTTTATAACACAGGAGGAGTCTGATCCTCTTGTCAATTTTCCCCACTTGCCTTAATTTGATTCCCTCTGTGTCCAGAAATCAGATCTCAGTCTTACATGTATTCACTGTCTCAATATCTGCAGCACTCTAGTGGGGAGAATTCCTAAGTTTTGCAATCCACTGATCTTTCTTATTCCTAAATTGTTGATCCTTGTAGTACTGAGACTGGTTGTTGGTACATTCACCATTTTGGTGGTGTCAAAGTAACTGTCGTCATGGATTAATAAAATAATGAAAGTGACTGGGCCCAGAACACGTACACTGGTACAACTCAAGCATTCCTTTTATTTAACTTGTGAACGAGGAGAGCATCATGGCCCTCGGTAACCTgctgttctgaagtctgaacagaaaGCTGTTACTTTTATCAGTTAGGGATCctgattattgtaaattgtatATTTGAATTCCTTGCAAAGTCAATCATTCTTGATAGAGTTGTTAAAAGTCAGTCAAAACTTCAAGGAGATAGctgatattttgaagttagtaagaACAATAGAACTTTCTTTGCTGGGTATGTTTCACATCCTTCTGTTATCTCATCTGTCTCCGACACTCCCTATTGTGTAAAGCataggttcccaacctttttttttgccCTGGACCCCAGactattaaccaaggggtccttgGACCCCAGTAAAGGAACCACTTTTGTAATGGGATGCAATGTCTTAGGAAGGCCTTCCTCAAAAAGTTTCACTACAGAGGCATTACTACTTTGACTTGAATGCATACTGCCAGTGTAACTGGTCTGTGGTAAGCTGAGATGTCTCCGGCAGACTTGACTACAACTGCCCCAAGCTATCTTTGCCTTACTGCAACTCTCTCAGTGGTGGGAAGAAGCTGCCTATCTGCTCAGTTAAGCTTGTATATTTCAATAAAATGGAGAAAATATTAATATTTGCAACTTTCTTTCCCTCCCCAGCGAGATCTCGACTTCACCGTTGACATCGAATTCAAAGGACAGCTGTGTGAAATGTCCAGTTCCATTGACTACAAGATGCGTTAGATCCACCTCTACCCGCCCACCCCTCCAGCCATACGCACCGTCCACATCGTACCATTTGCAGGCTCAATTGCAACTACTGTAGTATCCGATATGTAGATAATTTTGTTTTTCAAAGGAAACTGCTATTTGGTTGTGTGACTGACTATCCTCCAAATTGGTTGACCTCCATCGGCATGGCAACTGGCCTGTGAAGTGATGGAAGAAAGAGGACGTCTAGAATTATAGTTGCCATTTGAGTTACTCTGAAACCATTCTTAGGCTGCTTTATTGTTTTTGATTGCTTTTCAGACAGAAACATTTGAATGCAAATGTATGATACTAATCTATCtttgtgggggaggaggggttaAGATCTAGGTTATTCCATGAAAAGAGCTGTGATTTGTTTTAAAAGAATGGTACTTCAGTTTTCTGCGAATTCTTTGATTTGACAAGTCATTCATTCATCAACAAAGCGATTCTGGCACATCTTTACAAGTGGATCTAGTTCTGCGTAGATATCTTTGGGACCTTGTTAACTGTTTGGAGAACTGTTGTATAGTGGAGAGCATCTCAACATGCAGTATTATGAAGAAGGATGTTAACTGCAGAAACCATCTAGCATAGCAAAGAAGGTAGGGTAAAACTGAGATCTCAAACCTTAGCTGGGCAAATGCATTTGAAGTAAGGAAGTTGTTGGTGGTTATTAGTCATTTTCTGAGCTGGTTTCCAGTGTGGAGAACCCTGAGGCCCACCTGCCACTTGCCTCCCCTCGCCCCCCCTTTATTTTGTGTTACTGATAACATCTTGGGTTAAAATATTACTTACTACAAGACACTCGATTGTTAATGGGGTCATAATGCCCTGAGGTTACATGTGAGAAGCTGCTGATTTCTTGTTCGCTCTGATTAATTGTCTGTCCTCTTTTTAAAAAGTGTTCAGCATAACCACATTTATTTTCAAGAAATTAAATAATTTCCCCCCAGTGACTTGTCCAATCATTAAATCATCAATATTTTGAAATCAtcccacttttttttaaaaaaacattatctTTCTCGAGGAATTGCCTTGTGATGTTAGTAGTAACTCCGTGACTGGAGTCTAATGCATATCCGTATTGTTACTCATTTATTCCCTGCATGTGGAGCCTCCAGGTCTGAATTTCTTCGGCAAAGGTTTGTAGCAATGTGCTTTGCCCCTGATATTGCAAGGGGCATTACTGTGAAGCATGGCACAGCAAAGTCAGAGATTTCATAATCGTAATTACCTTAGCAAAGTAAAATATTTGGTCGATTTGAGTTTGTTGCATAGCTAATTGGTTATCTGTTGTGAaatgtggggtggggagagaaaaTCATTTGGAGCTCCTTTAAGCAAGGAGGCTCTGTTCAAACGTTTCCTGGGAGTGGGTTTGTGATGCCTCATAAAATTTCCACTTTCAGAAgagttgttttaaaaaaaacaaatggttATGCATCCCTTCTTTCTCCTAACACCTGACCCCCACCCCGAGAAAAATCACCTCATTATTTCCTCCCAACAAGTGTACTCACATTTGGCAGCTTGTATTTTCTTATATTGTAACAATATAAGAAAACATTGCAAAGTGATCTGATTCTAGCACACACTAGTGGTCAtaatctgtgatttttttttgtttaattctTTCTTTATAACTTGAACAGTTATATCAGCATAATCCTATTTCCTTAGTGAATCATCTGGAGAAATGGGCCTTTAGTTACTTTTGGCACCCGAGACTAGTTTTGGGCTTAAAACACTAATTTCTTTTTTGTCCTTTCTCTAATTGGCCTGGACTGTTTCAAGAGTCAGCCTTAAAGGTGGATGTCATTTATGATTGGTGActcaccacccagccctcattCACTGCATGCACTCTAGTCGTGCTTTCTTTATCTTAACCAGCGGTTACTTTGAGTGTGACCAGTGTTGACAAACTCCCCTGCTTGTGACAGTGCCCAGTTTTGCTCCCTGCGTTCACTGTCCAGCAAAGGCCACTCCAAGCTAGAGCCCTGGTTGACTTACCGCTTTCTACCTATCACAACTTCAAGTGGCTTGCGCTCATTTTAACTCTACTCACCGCCTGCAACGTGCTGCTTATTTTGAGTTCCGTATAGATTGCGTGGCTCTGGACTGTCATTGTTTTGCAACTACCCAGTTAGACCAATGCCAGTTCCAAACTTATCCTGTCACTTTATATTTAGGCAAGGCTATTCTAGGGCACAGCGTCACCGGCGCACACATGCTTGCAACCTATTGGTCTGGGGATGGGGGGGCAATAAGgggttgggtgggggaggggggtttgcTGATGTTAGTTGAAGCAAAGTGACATTTTTTTCAGTACAAACCTGACTTGTTAAGCTTGCTGAACAGGTCTGCAGATGAAACTAGAAACCAGGTTTTCTTGATGTGTGGGTATAGTGCTAATGGATATGGACAATGGGAGATATCCAAAGGCTGCAACAAAGCTTGGAATTGGCTGCCAGGACTGATGTTCAGATCCTTTGCCAACCGAGGCATATTTCAATGAGTTGATCTACAGAGAGAAGCTGGCAGCATTTTACTTACTGGGGTGCAATTGTGCGTGTCCAGTGTTAACTGAGCCAAGACTGGGGTTGTTTAGTGGGCTGCTGTGACAGCTTTAAAATTGCCTATGGTTCCTTTTGAAATCAGGATCAGACAGGACAGCGGGTTGGGTCGTGTCAGTCCTCAGGATTGGGTTAGGATTCCTTTTTTTGTTTCAACAGGGAGAAGGAACTTCATTTCCCCCGCTCCCTGAGCTTTATGGGGCAGTTGCATTTCCAAAGCTTTGTTGCAGTCATGACTTGTACCTAAAATCTTTTTAAGTATTAGTGCATTGGGACTGTCATGTTGGTCTTTTGAACCCCCAAAGTACCAACAGACCAAACTTTGTGGCTGTGTAGtaaattatgttttttttatatatggtgacattcaTTGAGAATAAAAAAAATTGACTTTAACCCTCTTATTGAAAGTATTTTTTTGCTAGAGGACAAGTAATAGATTCTCCCTAGATCATGAACACCTGTCTAATGGACGCCCAACCCAACAAGCATTTGGGAGATAGTAGAATACATTTTCCCAGTTGCTAAGTGTTTTGAGGGGGGAGCAGTACTTCCACAGAGTTGCAGTAGTTGGCAGCTGAGTTAAGGACACTGAGGCTAACTGTTGGTCTTCCTGTTCCAGCTGATTCTCTTCCCCCACAGTTTCTGAATTGcagacaataagaccatagacataggGCCAGGTTTGGGTTATTTGGTCCATTAAGTTGGCTCTGCCAGTTGATCATAGCTTAACTATTTTctcttatcaacctccacttcaaatatatgcCATCACTAGGCCTGCAAGGCTGTATGTGGCAATggagtccacagattcaccaccatctgggaaCCCCCTAACATCTCAGGAAGACCCATGAACAGATAACATCTTACTTGAATTGAATGATCACATACTTACTCTAAGCAAGTTGGAGAATTGACCAGTCTGAAAACACTGGCATGGCTAGTGGAATTGCTCTAAGTTGCTATTCATGTAGTTCAGTGCAAATGGAATACACTCATTAAGACATTTCTTGTCCACTTTGTGCTAGTTTGCTGGTGCTTCAACTTTAGGGCAAA
This region of Hemitrygon akajei chromosome 31, sHemAka1.3, whole genome shotgun sequence genomic DNA includes:
- the prmt1 gene encoding protein arginine N-methyltransferase 1, coding for MAECMEVSSLSGAPDGSAPAKAEAEDMTSKDYYFDSYAHFGIHEEMLKDEVRTLTYRNSMYHNKHLFKDKIVLDVGSGTGILCMFAAKAGAKKVIGIECSNISEYAEKIIKANNLNHVITIIKGKVEEVDLPVEKVDIIISEWMGYCLFYESMLNTVIYARDKWLRPDGLIFPDRAALYVTAIEDRQYKDYKIHWWENVYGFDMSCIKDVAIKEPLVDVVDPKQLVTNACLIKEVDIYTVKVDDLSFTSPFCLQVTRNDYIHALVAYFNIEFTRCHKRTGFSTAPDAPYTHWKQTVFYMEDYLTVKRGEEIFGTVGMKPNAKNNRDLDFTVDIEFKGQLCEMSSSIDYKMR